CAATGGAGCTTCAGGCGCTTCTCCGCCGCATGAAAGATGAGCGCTGCGACGCAGCAGTAGTTGAAGTGACCTCTCACTCCCTGGACCAACACCGTGTCTGGGGAATCCCTTTTCGTTTCGTTGGTTTCACGAACCTCTCGCACGACCACCTGGACTACCACGAGACAATGGAGCACTACCGCGACTCCAAGCTGAAGCTCTTCCATTGGAGAAGTGCGCGAGCCTGCGCCATTAATGCCGATGACCCGGTGGGCCAGTATATTTTGGATAGGACAAAGATCCGCCGTCGCTGGAGCTACAGCATGGAAACGGACATCCCCTACCCCTCCGCCACCGACCATGCCTGGGTAAGCAGGGTTTCTGCCAACTCCACTTCCGCCACCTTTACCCTTCACACAGGACTTGAAGAAGCCCGCGTCCAGCTGCAACTTCCTGGACGGTTCAATATTGAGAACGCCCTCTGCGCCGCAGCACTTTGCTCCAACCTCAACGTAAAGCTGGGTACCGTAGTTGCCGGCCTGGAAAAGGTGACCCGCGTCCCGGGCCGCTTGGAAAAGATTGAAACGAACAAAGGCTTTTCCGTCATCATCGATTACGCCCATACACCGGACTCCTTGGAAAAGCTCTACAGCACCCTGCGTCCCGACATCCGCGGCAAGATGATTGCGATCCTTGGTGCCACAGGTGACCGCGACCGGACGAAGCGGCCTATCATGGGCGCCCTTGCTGCCCGCTTTTGTGACGTAGTCATTCTCACCGACGAGGAACCTTACACAGAAGACCCGTTGGCTATCATTGAAGAAATCGCCAAAGGAGTACCACGAGGCCGCACCCTTTTCCGACCAAGTCAAAAAGAGCTGCAGCGCCGTGAAAAGGAACGTACTGTCTTCCGTAAGGATGACGAAAGTGGTGAAGGTGAGTGGTGGTGGAAAGAGCCAGACCGCGCCAAAGCCATTGCCCAAGCCATAGACCTGTGCCGCATGGACGATGTTGTCCTTGTCACCGGCATGGGTGCCCAGACTAGCAAGTATGTCGGCGATGAAAAAGTGCCTTGGGATGACCGGGAAGTCGTGGAACGTATCCTTCGTGCCAAGAAACTCCTATGACCGTTTCCCGCGGACTTACACCGGCACTTATCCTGGCTACCGTTAGTCATGTGGCCAGCCTGTTTATCCCCCTGGAGTGGCCAAGTGTTTTGAACTTCCTAAGCCACCTCCTTTCCCTCATTGGCATGGCCTGGGCCTTGTCTTGGCTCCTCACCGCCCGAAAGGAACAGAAGCAGATCAAGGTGGGCTCAGAGCTTATCCTTGCACTAGCTTTCCTCTCGTGGGTTGTGAGTGCTTACTACATTGGCACTGCCAAACCTGAGCCGGCACTCGGCATATCTCCCGCCGGCATGGTCAGCAACATCCTCCACCTCATTTTCCTAGGCGCCCTTACCTGGGTCACTGTTTACACCCACCTCTACACCGAAACTAAGCCTCAAAGCTCATAGGATATGGCTGAAAAAACCCTTCTTATTGTTGATGGAAACGCCCTTATATACCGGGCTTATCACGCTTTCCCTAAGAACCTGACCGCACCTGATGGGTCTCCTGTCGGTGCCACGTTTGGTTTCTGCCGGATCCTTTTTGGCGCCATCCGCAACCTCAAGCCTACCCACCTAGCCATAGCCTTTGACTTGCCTGGCCCAACGTTCCGCCATGAAATGTTTGCGGATTACAAAGGCACCCGCTCTGCAATGCCCGAAGACTTGGTGAGCCAAGTCCCAGTGGTGCACGAAATTGTGGAAACTATGGAAGCCCCCATTTTCACCCATGAGGGCTTGGAGGCTGACGATATGATTGGCACTATTTCCCGCCTCTTGGAAGAGAAGCATTCGGAGGTACGTACCATCATCCTCTCGAGTGACCAGGACCTTCTCCAGCTCGTGACCGAACAGACCCTCATGTATGCACCGGCGGTCCTCCCTAAAAAACCTACGCTTTTCACTGTTAAGGAAGTGCAAGAAAAGTACGGCTTTGATCCTATCCAAATGATTGAGTATAAGGCGCTACGTGGCGACCCCTCAGACAACATCCCTGGCGTAAAAGGCATTGGCGAAGTTACCGCTACCCAACTCCTCAAACAGTTTGGGACCATTGACGCCCTCTACAAAGCCCTCGCCAAGGGCCCTCTGGAAGGGGTTAAGACAGGTGTGCAGGACAAACTTAAGGAACATGAGGCAGATGCCCGCCTCAGCCACAAGCTTGCCACTATTACCACCGACGCCAAGATCTCTTTTTCACTGGATAACTGCAGGCTAGAGCTCCTTCAGCCAGAAAACCTTGTGGATCTCTTCCGCAAACTGGGCTTTAAGAGCCTGATTGAAGAGCTCCCTGGCAGCCACAAGCTTGCCGCAACTGCAGCCGACGTCTTTGGTGAAAAAGAAGAAGCCCTTGCCGCCGTGGAGGAAGAGGCACACGAAGAGTGCGAGAGCGACCGTATTGATGCCTCTCTGGCACCAGTGCTCCGCACCATGGAAGACTATGGCGTAAAGATTGATGTGCCCTACCTGGCCAAATTGGAAGCAGAGTTCACGACGGAAATTGGCACCATCACCGCCGAACTCCAGGAGCTGGCAGGCCAGCCCTTCAACCCAGACTCCCCCCAGCAAGTCGGCTTCATCCTCTACGATGTAATGAAGATTCCCACTACACACATCCGCAAGGGTAAAACTGGCTTCACCACCGATGCGGACACCCTCACCAAAATTGCGGAGGAGCACCCTATTGCCGCCCTTCTTCTCACCTACCGTGAAAAGACCAAGCTGCTTAATACCTACATTAAGCCGCTTCAAGAAATAGTGGATAAAAAAGGGCGCGTGCATACCAGCTATGCGCCAGACACGTCTACGGGGCGTGTTTCCTCAAGGAACCCCAACCTCCAGAACATCCCCACCAAGAGTGAGCAGGGACGCCGCATTCGCAAGGCCTTTATTACAGAAAAGGGGTGGTGCCTTATTTCCGCAGACTACTCTCAGATTGAGCTGCGGGTTGCCGCCCACCTTTCAGGTGATGCAGCCCTTATTGAAGCCTTTAATACTGGTGGCGATTTCCACAAAGAGACCGCCGAGAAAATGGGAGTGGACAGGCGTACGGCCAAGATTATTAACTTTTCCATTCTCTATGGCAAAGGGGCCTATGGTTTTTCACAAGACCTGAACATTAGCGTGGACGAGGCGAAAAAATACATTGAACAGTACTTTAAGACCTTTAGCGGCCTACGCACCTATTTGGATAAAGTTCTGAATGACGCGCGCACCAATGGCTACGGTGAAACCCTCTTTGGTCGTAAGCGGCCATTCCCCAACCTCACCGCCGGGAACTACAACCTGCGTTCAGCTGCAGAGCGCGAAGCCCTCAACCTACCGATCCAAGGTACTGCTGCCGAAATCCTAAAGAAAGCCATGTGCAGCTTGGACAACAGGCTTAAGGAGTCTGGGAGCAAGGCCCGCATGATCCTTACCGTGCACGACGAACT
The sequence above is drawn from the Verrucomicrobiia bacterium genome and encodes:
- a CDS encoding UDP-N-acetylmuramoyl-L-alanyl-D-glutamate--2,6-diaminopimelate ligase, whose amino-acid sequence is MLRAIKSNVRKRVPQKSINRFHLFEAIWANIRYRFPARGMLVVGITGTKGKTTTSHYVASILEEAGFKVGMATTAVFKIGDEVWANESNKSVLHPMELQALLRRMKDERCDAAVVEVTSHSLDQHRVWGIPFRFVGFTNLSHDHLDYHETMEHYRDSKLKLFHWRSARACAINADDPVGQYILDRTKIRRRWSYSMETDIPYPSATDHAWVSRVSANSTSATFTLHTGLEEARVQLQLPGRFNIENALCAAALCSNLNVKLGTVVAGLEKVTRVPGRLEKIETNKGFSVIIDYAHTPDSLEKLYSTLRPDIRGKMIAILGATGDRDRTKRPIMGALAARFCDVVILTDEEPYTEDPLAIIEEIAKGVPRGRTLFRPSQKELQRREKERTVFRKDDESGEGEWWWKEPDRAKAIAQAIDLCRMDDVVLVTGMGAQTSKYVGDEKVPWDDREVVERILRAKKLL
- a CDS encoding DNA polymerase produces the protein MAEKTLLIVDGNALIYRAYHAFPKNLTAPDGSPVGATFGFCRILFGAIRNLKPTHLAIAFDLPGPTFRHEMFADYKGTRSAMPEDLVSQVPVVHEIVETMEAPIFTHEGLEADDMIGTISRLLEEKHSEVRTIILSSDQDLLQLVTEQTLMYAPAVLPKKPTLFTVKEVQEKYGFDPIQMIEYKALRGDPSDNIPGVKGIGEVTATQLLKQFGTIDALYKALAKGPLEGVKTGVQDKLKEHEADARLSHKLATITTDAKISFSLDNCRLELLQPENLVDLFRKLGFKSLIEELPGSHKLAATAADVFGEKEEALAAVEEEAHEECESDRIDASLAPVLRTMEDYGVKIDVPYLAKLEAEFTTEIGTITAELQELAGQPFNPDSPQQVGFILYDVMKIPTTHIRKGKTGFTTDADTLTKIAEEHPIAALLLTYREKTKLLNTYIKPLQEIVDKKGRVHTSYAPDTSTGRVSSRNPNLQNIPTKSEQGRRIRKAFITEKGWCLISADYSQIELRVAAHLSGDAALIEAFNTGGDFHKETAEKMGVDRRTAKIINFSILYGKGAYGFSQDLNISVDEAKKYIEQYFKTFSGLRTYLDKVLNDARTNGYGETLFGRKRPFPNLTAGNYNLRSAAEREALNLPIQGTAAEILKKAMCSLDNRLKESGSKARMILTVHDELVLEAPEKEAQAIAAILKETMETAVQLIVPVFVEAKTGSNWAEMTPIEN